One Micromonospora sp. FIMYZ51 genomic window carries:
- a CDS encoding CPBP family intramembrane glutamic endopeptidase: MTIELTRPVSRRTLGTETLLVLGLSLGQSAVYATVSIIAKLTAEGGLSKQTAALNTSASARPYLDLTYQLLGIVFALLPVLLAVHLLARNPGDPVRTLGLDGRRPGVDLAQGAGLAALIGLPGLALFWAAAQLGLNATLVPAALPDLWWTVPVLILAAFQNSILEEVIVVGYLMTRLRQLQWRVTAIIATSALLRASYHLYQGFGAFVGNAVMGVVFSLFYLRTRRVMPLIVAHALLDIFAFLGYTLLPKSWFSWL, encoded by the coding sequence GTGACCATTGAGCTCACCCGTCCGGTGTCCCGTCGGACGCTCGGCACCGAGACGCTGCTGGTGCTCGGCCTGTCGCTCGGGCAGTCCGCCGTCTACGCCACCGTGTCGATCATCGCGAAGCTCACCGCCGAGGGTGGGCTGTCGAAGCAGACCGCCGCCCTGAACACCTCCGCGTCGGCCCGGCCCTACCTCGATCTGACGTACCAGCTGCTCGGCATCGTGTTCGCGCTGCTGCCGGTGCTGCTCGCCGTACACCTGCTGGCGCGGAACCCCGGCGACCCGGTGCGGACCCTCGGCCTGGACGGCCGGCGACCCGGGGTCGACCTCGCCCAGGGCGCCGGGCTGGCGGCGCTGATCGGTCTGCCCGGCCTGGCGCTGTTCTGGGCGGCGGCCCAGCTCGGACTCAACGCCACACTGGTACCGGCCGCGCTGCCCGACCTCTGGTGGACGGTGCCGGTGCTGATCCTCGCCGCCTTCCAGAACTCGATCCTGGAGGAGGTGATCGTGGTCGGCTACCTGATGACCCGGCTGCGCCAACTCCAGTGGCGGGTCACCGCGATCATCGCGACCAGCGCTCTGCTACGCGCCTCCTACCACCTCTACCAGGGCTTCGGCGCGTTCGTCGGCAACGCGGTGATGGGTGTCGTGTTCAGCCTCTTCTACCTGCGTACCCGCCGGGTCATGCCGCTGATCGTGGCGCACGCCCTGCTCGACATCTTCGCCTTCCTCGGCTACACCCTGCTGCCCAAGTCCTGGTTCAGCTGGCTCTGA
- a CDS encoding globin domain-containing protein, translating to MDTFARLLKESWTLIEQDRIRLTEHFYARAFLLDPELRRLFPVQMSGQGDRLLEAIIAAIHTVDDPEGFDEFLRALGRDHRKYHVDPAHYDTMGEALLDALRSTAGDGWNLAYDQAWRDAYAAIVEKMLAGAAADTNPPFWHAEVLTHQRYGSDTAVFTCRALQFPLSWKAGQYVSVEAPRYHPRVWRTYSVANAPNDENVLEFHVRTPEGAGWLSGALVRRLKPGDLLRVAAPMGSMTLDRSSERDILCVAGGVGLAPIKALVEELASFNLARWVHVFYGARTEADLYGLDGLRDLVTAHPWLSVTAACGDDPDFDGEHGDIPEVVSRYGPWTAHDCYVSGSAPMVRATLRVLAADDVPPQRIRYDTFGNL from the coding sequence GTGGACACCTTCGCGCGGCTGCTGAAGGAGAGCTGGACCCTGATCGAGCAGGATCGGATCCGGCTGACCGAGCACTTCTACGCCCGGGCCTTCCTCCTCGACCCGGAGCTGCGCAGGCTCTTCCCGGTGCAGATGAGCGGCCAGGGTGACCGGCTGCTGGAGGCGATCATCGCGGCGATCCACACGGTGGACGACCCGGAGGGCTTCGACGAGTTCCTCCGGGCGCTCGGCCGGGACCACCGCAAGTACCACGTCGACCCGGCCCACTACGACACGATGGGCGAGGCGCTGCTCGACGCGCTGCGCAGCACCGCCGGGGACGGCTGGAACCTGGCGTACGACCAGGCGTGGCGGGACGCGTACGCGGCGATCGTGGAGAAGATGCTCGCCGGGGCCGCCGCGGACACCAACCCGCCGTTCTGGCACGCCGAGGTGCTTACCCATCAGCGGTACGGTTCGGACACCGCCGTCTTCACCTGCCGGGCCCTGCAATTTCCGCTCTCCTGGAAAGCGGGGCAGTACGTCAGCGTCGAGGCTCCCCGCTACCACCCACGGGTGTGGCGGACGTATTCGGTGGCGAACGCGCCGAACGACGAAAACGTGCTGGAGTTCCACGTGCGTACGCCGGAGGGGGCCGGTTGGCTCTCCGGTGCCCTGGTTCGTCGGCTGAAGCCGGGTGACCTGCTGCGGGTGGCCGCGCCGATGGGCTCGATGACGTTGGACCGGTCGTCGGAGCGGGACATTCTCTGCGTCGCCGGCGGTGTGGGGCTGGCCCCGATCAAGGCGCTTGTGGAGGAGTTGGCCAGCTTCAACCTGGCCCGCTGGGTGCACGTCTTCTACGGTGCCCGGACCGAGGCGGACCTTTATGGCCTGGATGGGTTGCGGGATCTGGTGACCGCCCATCCGTGGCTGTCGGTCACCGCCGCGTGCGGCGACGATCCGGACTTCGACGGTGAGCACGGCGACATCCCGGAAGTGGTGTCCCGCTACGGTCCCTGGACGGCGCACGACTGCTACGTCTCCGGTTCGGCTCCGATGGTCCGGGCCACCCTGCGGGTACTCGCCGCCGACGACGTCCCGCCACAGCGCATCCGGTACGACACCTTCGGCAACCTGTAG